A single genomic interval of uncultured Desulfobacter sp. harbors:
- a CDS encoding CBS domain-containing protein, protein MTEALSKNITVGDSYKLIVEKPATVKSDQLIDEALKIMIEDTKTTSVYVLDDKDRLAGVIRWNTVAQYLFPYSTQEGKQL, encoded by the coding sequence ATGACTGAAGCATTATCAAAAAATATAACCGTAGGAGACAGTTACAAGCTGATTGTTGAAAAACCGGCGACCGTAAAATCGGATCAGCTTATTGATGAGGCATTAAAAATCATGATTGAAGACACGAAAACGACCAGTGTTTATGTTCTTGATGATAAGGACCGGCTGGCTGGCGTCATTCGTTGGAACACCGTCGCGCAGTATCTTTTCCCCTACAGCACACAGGAGGGGAAACAGTTATAA
- a CDS encoding SLC13 family permease, with product MTPDMIMTMIILVFVICLFVFEWVRVDVVGIMMMVLLPLIGLISPKEAFVGLSSNAVCSIIAVIIIGAGLDKTGVMNKVAKPILALAGKSEAKIMLLVSSTVGVISSMMQNIGAAALFLPATQRISKRVGIPTSRILMPMGFCAIIGGTLTLVGASPTILLNDLMVLGGEKLEPFGLFTQTPIGVCLLLTALVYFLIFGRFILPSASGEAGKGASDVLINEYQGVNSLVELHVPEDTGTVGLLDDLNIRPRFLVTVIGISSPSTRTTNHVPQSHEGINSGDDIAVVGKRENIEQLAKEYGWQIKPALDTFAEFLANTNAGMAEVVVAPRSELIGKTLNEVNFKEMYGLNPLVLFKDNRKYYSGLTNIRLAMGDTLLLQGPWEKFHILMNRPKPRSLVFASKLEGEILRPQKAMLAVGWLALALFQIVVLKIQLSVALMSGALGMIITGVLTVDEAYLSVDWMTVFLLAGLIPLGIAFEKTGTAGFIAQTVLNLIGTPSPIVLLAVVGIMASFFTLVISNVGATVLLVPLCMNMAVMAGADPRMAALVVGISASNTFVLPTHQVNALIMRPGGYRTIDYAKAGAVMTVLFLVVELAVIYFFYGIS from the coding sequence ATGACACCTGATATGATTATGACCATGATCATCCTGGTCTTTGTTATCTGCCTCTTTGTGTTCGAATGGGTGCGGGTGGATGTGGTCGGGATAATGATGATGGTCCTTCTCCCCCTGATTGGACTGATCTCTCCTAAAGAAGCCTTTGTGGGCTTAAGTTCCAATGCGGTTTGTTCCATTATTGCCGTAATTATCATTGGTGCCGGGTTGGATAAAACCGGCGTTATGAATAAGGTGGCCAAGCCCATTCTGGCTCTGGCAGGCAAAAGCGAAGCCAAAATTATGCTTCTGGTATCAAGTACCGTGGGCGTTATTTCCAGTATGATGCAGAACATTGGGGCCGCAGCCCTGTTTCTGCCCGCCACCCAAAGAATCTCCAAGCGGGTGGGAATTCCCACCTCCCGCATCCTGATGCCCATGGGGTTTTGCGCCATTATCGGCGGCACCCTGACCCTTGTGGGCGCAAGCCCGACCATCCTGCTCAATGACCTTATGGTGTTGGGCGGTGAAAAGCTTGAACCGTTCGGGTTGTTTACCCAGACGCCCATCGGTGTGTGTTTGTTGCTCACAGCGCTTGTATATTTTTTAATTTTCGGGCGGTTCATTCTTCCCAGCGCAAGCGGCGAGGCCGGTAAGGGTGCCTCGGATGTGCTCATTAATGAATACCAGGGCGTCAACAGCCTCGTTGAGCTGCATGTACCCGAAGACACCGGTACCGTTGGGCTTCTGGATGATTTAAACATTCGTCCCCGGTTCCTTGTTACGGTAATCGGTATATCTTCTCCCTCCACCCGGACCACCAACCATGTGCCCCAAAGTCATGAAGGAATCAACAGCGGCGATGATATTGCAGTGGTCGGCAAAAGGGAAAATATTGAGCAGCTGGCAAAGGAATACGGCTGGCAGATAAAGCCTGCCCTTGACACCTTTGCAGAGTTTCTGGCCAATACCAATGCCGGTATGGCCGAAGTTGTTGTGGCGCCAAGATCCGAACTCATCGGCAAAACATTGAACGAAGTTAATTTCAAGGAGATGTACGGACTCAATCCTCTGGTGTTGTTCAAGGATAATCGAAAATATTATTCCGGGCTGACCAATATCCGGCTGGCCATGGGAGACACGCTGTTGCTCCAGGGGCCATGGGAAAAATTTCATATTCTGATGAACAGGCCCAAACCCAGATCCCTGGTGTTTGCCTCTAAATTAGAAGGTGAAATCTTGCGGCCCCAAAAAGCAATGCTGGCTGTGGGCTGGCTTGCACTTGCCCTTTTTCAGATCGTGGTCTTAAAAATCCAGCTGTCTGTGGCGCTTATGTCCGGGGCGCTTGGCATGATCATTACCGGGGTTCTGACCGTTGACGAGGCATATCTGTCAGTTGACTGGATGACGGTGTTTCTTCTGGCAGGGCTCATTCCCCTGGGTATTGCCTTTGAAAAAACCGGCACGGCCGGGTTTATTGCCCAAACCGTGCTTAACCTGATCGGGACGCCGTCCCCCATTGTACTTCTGGCGGTTGTGGGTATCATGGCATCCTTTTTTACCCTGGTTATCTCCAATGTGGGAGCCACGGTGCTTCTGGTACCCCTGTGCATGAACATGGCAGTGATGGCAGGGGCAGATCCGAGAATGGCTGCTCTGGTCGTGGGAATTTCCGCGTCCAATACCTTTGTGTTGCCTACCCACCAGGTTAATGCCCTGATCATGCGGCCGGGCGGCTACAGGACCATTGATTATGCCAAGGCCGGTGCTGTGATGACCGTGCTGTTTCTTGTTGTGGAATTGGCCGTGATCTATTTTTTCTACGGTATTTCTTAA
- a CDS encoding CBS domain-containing protein, which translates to MNNEPFYVRKETTVPQTIKIMASEKINELPVVSPDMHVIGVIHILEITKAYLDQQENNGTGQNK; encoded by the coding sequence ATGAATAATGAGCCCTTCTATGTCCGGAAGGAAACAACCGTTCCGCAGACAATAAAAATAATGGCGTCCGAAAAAATAAACGAATTACCGGTGGTCAGTCCGGACATGCATGTTATAGGAGTTATTCACATTCTGGAAATCACAAAAGCCTATTTAGATCAGCAGGAAAACAACGGTACAGGTCAAAACAAGTAA
- a CDS encoding S16 family serine protease gives MKRIFKKEEEAQVVDTGAEEIAALREAVLDQRIPAEVEKILLKEVDRLEKINPTAAEYTIGLNHIDYVTSLPWNRYTQDNLDIQRAEQILNSDHYGLDEIKERILEHLAVRQMKLSRKNTILVVDDEQITRMNLEHVLSKEGYEVSTAEGGSQALDFLKDNTVDLVITDLKMDKVDGMALLERIKATSPATEVIIISGYATVLTAVDAIKRGSFHFIPKPLKLDDIRETVKKALGKKTGLVEAKGPVICFAGPPGTGKTSLGQSIAQSMERKFVRISLAGVKDEADIRGHRRSYAGALAGRIIQEIRRAESLNPVLMLDEIDKIGQDFKGDPAAALLEVLDPQQNARFIDHYLDLPFDLSKVMFIATANTVARIPGPLLDRFEVISMSGYTIEEKIHIAGRHLIPRAKDDTGLSGFDLEFTQNALCTVIREHTREAGLRGLERKISAICRKVARQYLNTPGASRQIKIDESAVEKFLGPARYHYEIAGARDRVGCATGLAWTESGGEIIFVETTRMMGAERLILTGYLGDVMKESAQAALSYIRSHTEQFGLTADFFRGRDIHIHVPSGAIPKDGPSAGMTIAVALISLLKDIPCPRDTAMTGEVTLSGRILPVGGIREKLLAAKTAGIKTIIFPVKNQAEIAAMDAGLKQGIQIFTAGELDEVIRQVLGIEAITN, from the coding sequence GTGAAACGAATCTTTAAAAAAGAAGAAGAGGCTCAGGTAGTTGATACGGGAGCAGAAGAGATTGCCGCACTGCGCGAAGCCGTGCTTGACCAAAGAATTCCGGCCGAAGTTGAAAAAATCCTGCTCAAGGAAGTAGACCGGCTTGAAAAGATCAACCCCACTGCGGCAGAGTACACCATCGGGCTCAACCATATCGACTATGTGACCTCCCTGCCCTGGAACCGATACACCCAGGATAATCTTGACATCCAGCGTGCGGAACAAATCCTGAACTCCGACCATTATGGGCTTGACGAAATCAAGGAAAGGATTCTTGAGCATTTAGCGGTCCGGCAAATGAAGTTGTCCCGTAAAAACACCATTCTCGTGGTGGATGATGAACAGATTACCCGGATGAACCTGGAGCATGTCCTGTCCAAGGAGGGTTATGAGGTCAGCACGGCTGAGGGGGGCAGCCAGGCCCTGGATTTTTTAAAGGACAACACCGTGGATCTGGTGATCACGGATCTTAAAATGGACAAGGTCGACGGTATGGCACTTCTGGAACGTATAAAGGCCACAAGTCCGGCCACAGAAGTGATCATCATCTCCGGGTATGCCACGGTACTCACTGCCGTGGACGCCATTAAGCGGGGTTCTTTTCATTTTATTCCCAAACCCCTTAAGCTTGATGACATCCGGGAAACCGTTAAAAAAGCCCTGGGCAAAAAAACAGGACTTGTGGAAGCCAAGGGACCCGTGATCTGCTTTGCCGGCCCTCCAGGCACGGGAAAGACCTCACTGGGCCAGTCCATTGCCCAAAGCATGGAACGTAAATTTGTCCGGATTTCCCTTGCCGGCGTAAAAGATGAGGCCGATATCAGGGGGCACAGGCGTTCCTATGCCGGTGCCCTTGCCGGCCGGATCATCCAGGAGATCCGCCGGGCCGAGTCCTTGAATCCCGTACTTATGCTTGATGAAATTGATAAAATCGGACAGGATTTCAAAGGTGATCCTGCGGCAGCCCTCCTTGAGGTGCTGGACCCCCAGCAGAACGCAAGGTTCATCGACCATTACCTCGATCTTCCCTTTGACCTTTCCAAGGTGATGTTCATTGCCACGGCCAATACGGTGGCACGGATTCCCGGGCCTTTGCTGGACCGGTTTGAGGTGATCTCCATGTCCGGGTACACCATCGAAGAAAAAATTCATATTGCCGGGCGCCATCTGATCCCCCGGGCCAAGGATGATACCGGGCTTTCGGGGTTTGATCTTGAATTTACACAAAATGCACTTTGTACCGTCATCAGGGAACACACCCGGGAGGCCGGATTACGGGGCCTTGAACGCAAAATTTCTGCCATATGCCGCAAGGTTGCCCGGCAATATCTCAATACACCGGGGGCATCCCGGCAGATAAAAATTGATGAAAGCGCCGTGGAAAAATTTCTGGGCCCTGCCAGATATCACTATGAAATTGCAGGGGCCCGGGACCGGGTAGGGTGTGCCACAGGACTTGCCTGGACGGAAAGCGGCGGGGAAATCATCTTCGTTGAAACCACGCGGATGATGGGGGCTGAACGGTTGATCCTCACCGGATACCTGGGAGACGTAATGAAGGAATCGGCCCAGGCGGCCTTAAGTTATATCCGCAGCCACACCGAACAGTTTGGCCTGACTGCAGACTTTTTCCGGGGCCGGGATATCCACATTCATGTGCCCTCAGGGGCTATTCCCAAGGACGGCCCGTCAGCCGGGATGACCATTGCCGTGGCACTGATCTCCCTTTTAAAAGATATACCCTGTCCCAGGGATACGGCCATGACCGGCGAGGTGACTTTAAGCGGCAGAATCCTTCCGGTGGGCGGCATTCGGGAAAAACTGCTTGCAGCCAAAACCGCCGGAATCAAGACAATCATTTTTCCTGTCAAAAACCAGGCTGAAATTGCAGCCATGGATGCCGGCCTCAAGCAGGGAATACAAATCTTTACCGCAGGTGAACTCGATGAAGTGATCCGACAGGTGTTAGGCATAGAAGCCATTACAAACTGA
- a CDS encoding CBS domain-containing protein: MMKQLIKDLHPYNTVANVSEDMTIRSMAKLIVKHPEIHYLCVVDESENLLGLISRKRLFQSIFSHSVSASSKVTELYSLLTSEHAGDLVIRHVLTCKESDPLDEIINLMISHRLNAIPVLNEVGKFEGLVTIERLLSKWLKKKG; encoded by the coding sequence ATGATGAAACAATTGATTAAAGATCTTCATCCTTATAATACGGTCGCAAATGTGTCTGAAGATATGACCATTCGTTCTATGGCAAAACTCATTGTAAAACATCCGGAAATACATTACCTCTGTGTTGTCGATGAGTCTGAAAATCTGCTGGGCCTCATCAGTCGCAAGCGATTATTTCAGTCGATCTTTTCTCATAGCGTTTCTGCCAGTTCGAAGGTGACAGAACTTTATTCCCTGCTAACATCGGAACATGCGGGGGACTTAGTCATCAGGCATGTCTTGACCTGTAAAGAATCAGACCCGTTAGATGAAATCATTAACCTGATGATCAGTCATCGACTCAACGCCATTCCTGTGCTGAATGAAGTGGGAAAATTTGAAGGCCTGGTCACTATTGAACGGCTTCTGTCAAAATGGCTTAAAAAAAAGGGGTAA